The proteins below are encoded in one region of Aquisphaera giovannonii:
- a CDS encoding transposase has translation MGLHITHWSSEDLARQAILDGIVSSITGRTIRMILDRVDLQPHRTRYWRTARPDERFKERAEKVLWCYANATRLAERDVWVVYIDERHNKQVLERSPIRRAVPGSTEQQEFEYTRHGTVDVLNFLAVHTGRIEAVTPEANDAGHFIPALEAIRRGHHRLRGGFLVMDGGASHIAGETADYLAGSGGW, from the coding sequence ATGGGTCTGCACATCACCCACTGGTCGAGCGAGGACCTGGCCCGCCAGGCCATCCTCGACGGCATCGTCTCGTCGATCACCGGGCGAACGATCCGCATGATTCTCGACCGGGTCGATCTCCAGCCGCACCGGACCCGCTACTGGAGGACCGCCCGGCCCGATGAGCGGTTCAAGGAGCGGGCCGAGAAGGTCCTCTGGTGCTACGCCAATGCCACGCGGCTTGCGGAGCGGGACGTCTGGGTAGTATACATCGACGAGAGGCACAACAAGCAAGTGCTGGAGCGATCCCCGATCCGGCGGGCGGTCCCCGGCTCGACCGAGCAGCAGGAATTCGAGTACACCCGGCATGGGACGGTCGACGTCCTGAACTTCCTGGCGGTCCATACCGGGCGGATAGAGGCAGTGACCCCGGAGGCCAACGACGCCGGGCACTTCATCCCGGCGCTCGAGGCCATCCGCCGAGGACATCATCGACTCCGGGGCGGCTTCCTGGTCATGGACGGCGGGGCAAGCCATATCGCCGGCGAGACGGCCGATTACCTCGCCGGGTCGGGGGGCTGGTGA
- a CDS encoding PAS domain S-box protein — MISRTLVQRRFRYPFAVLTAALATAIRFYLSPLLDMRPGLPLPIAAAMLTSSLAGLGPGILCTIFCLFAWCYWFTEPIGELIPVHNADIVHLGLYTAVAWAICLWGSTLRDFRLQSARHAGLLDQAGDAIFTWEPGAGRIRSWNRAAERLYGFAAAEAIDRRGHSLLATLYPIPLEEIERILALEGEWSGELTHRTASGATVVVWSRMALAIGEDGLPLVMEANRDLTERKHAEAANAWLAAIIESSDDAIVGKDPDGVVTSWNRGAEVMFGFSKSEAIGRPITFLIPEDRIQEEVEILARLREGGRVDHFESVRRTKAGHNIDVSLTISPVKDAEGRMVGIAKTARDITDRKRVEEAVRQKRELQEQLASIAESVPGVLCSFRMMADGRASMPFATAAIEDLYGFSAAVLAEDFSPVYEHVHPEDAEEMRAGVREAFDAIGPWHAKFRYGHPSKGQRWVEGWAQPISSPSGSVLWHGFLMDVTERERAESARVELERESRSILDSIPSHIAVVDESGMILNVNRGWMQLGEVLGSSGRLPEGTNYLDACESAAGEAGAQGRTFAEGIRAVLAGQSELFQMEYPFHLHLDRRWFIGRVTPFTEGGPRRAVVSHHDVTALKLAEEGLRDRERMLKRSQAMAHLGSWVLQLENIHDPSVNALRWSDECYRIFGYEPGEVTVTNALYFDAIHPDDREPRLAVVAESVRTGRPYQLEHRIRRPDGEARNVHEWGEPVVGANGQALRLEGTCQDVTDIRLSEEALRQSQELLTLAVQSADLGVFDWDLSGSSIRWSPRMEELYGFPAGGFDGTYESYRERLFPADREDADEILANPGRTGERYTLEHRLVLPDGSTRWIATYGQFRLDRSKQLSRVSGVAMDITERRRSEEVLRNYASRLAHLRKVDAAILTARSSREIAEAALRHLSALIPCGSATVAMVDVERGQLVPIFTLGPLGDWYPAGLRQPLPAADAPAILCGWKEQMVVIDDVRETPSEHPAIRGLNDRGLLSLARIPLRDREEPIGFVLLAAGGTAAYTSAHLEVACEVSNQLAVAIHQASLFDELRATKNRGEELARRLLRAEDDERRRIARELHDEVGQTLAAAKILVDRVRSAKIRGEFAAEASDLIRHAMDQVRDVSRLLRPAALDFAGLGAALRALAEGVAERSGLALDLSLEANIGRVPPEVEIACYRIAQEALNNATKHAQAARLGVSLYSERVDLILVVSDDGRGFDVAAASADAERGVSLGLLSLAERAAMAGGNVVIESQRGAGTRIVARFTGGIDDWQESG; from the coding sequence ATGATTTCGCGCACACTCGTCCAGCGACGATTTCGTTACCCGTTCGCCGTCCTGACGGCCGCCCTAGCAACGGCGATCCGATTCTATCTCTCCCCTTTGCTGGATATGCGGCCCGGCTTGCCCTTGCCGATTGCAGCCGCAATGCTCACGTCGAGCCTGGCGGGTCTCGGGCCGGGAATCCTCTGCACAATTTTCTGTCTGTTCGCCTGGTGCTACTGGTTCACCGAGCCGATAGGCGAGCTAATCCCGGTCCACAACGCTGACATCGTGCATCTTGGCCTGTACACCGCCGTGGCCTGGGCGATCTGCCTGTGGGGTAGCACCCTGAGAGACTTCCGCCTCCAGTCCGCTCGCCATGCGGGGCTCCTCGACCAGGCGGGGGACGCGATCTTCACCTGGGAGCCTGGGGCGGGCCGGATTCGGTCGTGGAACCGTGCGGCGGAGCGGCTCTATGGCTTCGCGGCCGCCGAGGCGATCGACCGGCGGGGCCATTCGCTCCTGGCGACGCTCTACCCGATTCCGCTGGAGGAGATCGAGCGCATCCTGGCATTGGAGGGCGAGTGGTCGGGCGAATTGACACACCGGACGGCCTCAGGCGCGACCGTGGTCGTGTGGAGCCGCATGGCGCTGGCGATCGGCGAAGACGGCCTTCCGCTCGTGATGGAAGCCAACCGCGATCTCACCGAGCGCAAGCATGCCGAGGCAGCCAACGCCTGGCTGGCGGCGATTATCGAATCCTCCGACGACGCGATCGTGGGGAAAGATCCGGACGGGGTTGTGACATCCTGGAACCGCGGCGCCGAGGTGATGTTCGGTTTCTCGAAGTCCGAGGCCATCGGCCGCCCGATCACTTTCCTGATCCCGGAAGACCGCATTCAAGAGGAGGTCGAGATCCTCGCCCGCCTGCGAGAGGGTGGACGGGTTGACCACTTCGAGTCGGTCCGTAGGACGAAGGCCGGGCACAACATCGACGTCTCGCTGACCATCTCGCCGGTCAAGGACGCCGAGGGACGCATGGTCGGGATCGCCAAGACGGCCCGCGACATCACGGACCGCAAGCGGGTCGAGGAGGCGGTCCGGCAGAAGCGTGAGCTGCAGGAGCAGCTCGCGAGCATCGCCGAGAGCGTGCCCGGCGTCCTGTGCTCCTTTCGGATGATGGCTGACGGCCGCGCGAGCATGCCCTTCGCGACCGCCGCGATCGAGGACCTGTACGGCTTCTCGGCGGCGGTCCTCGCGGAAGACTTCAGCCCAGTCTACGAACACGTCCATCCGGAGGATGCCGAAGAGATGCGGGCCGGGGTGAGGGAGGCGTTCGACGCGATTGGGCCCTGGCACGCAAAGTTCCGCTACGGGCACCCCAGTAAGGGGCAGCGGTGGGTCGAGGGATGGGCGCAGCCGATCAGCTCTCCCTCCGGGAGCGTCCTGTGGCACGGATTCTTAATGGACGTGACCGAACGCGAGCGTGCCGAGTCGGCACGGGTGGAGTTGGAGAGGGAATCCCGCTCGATCCTAGACTCCATACCCAGCCACATCGCCGTGGTGGACGAGTCCGGGATGATCCTGAACGTGAACCGCGGCTGGATGCAGCTCGGCGAGGTTCTCGGCTCGAGCGGTCGCCTCCCCGAGGGAACAAATTACCTTGACGCGTGCGAATCGGCCGCCGGTGAGGCCGGTGCACAGGGCCGCACCTTCGCGGAAGGCATTCGTGCGGTGCTTGCTGGCCAATCGGAGCTTTTCCAGATGGAGTATCCGTTCCATCTGCATCTGGATCGTCGCTGGTTCATCGGCCGGGTTACGCCGTTCACCGAGGGCGGGCCTCGCCGCGCGGTGGTCTCGCATCACGACGTGACAGCGCTGAAGCTCGCCGAGGAGGGGCTGCGGGACCGGGAGCGGATGCTCAAGCGCTCGCAGGCGATGGCCCATCTCGGAAGCTGGGTGCTCCAGCTGGAGAATATACATGACCCCTCTGTCAATGCACTCCGCTGGTCGGACGAATGCTACCGGATCTTCGGGTACGAGCCGGGCGAGGTCACGGTCACGAACGCCCTGTACTTCGACGCGATCCACCCCGACGACCGCGAGCCGCGCCTCGCGGTGGTGGCAGAGAGCGTCCGCACGGGTCGTCCCTATCAGCTCGAGCACCGAATCCGCCGGCCCGACGGCGAGGCACGGAACGTACACGAGTGGGGCGAACCAGTCGTCGGTGCGAACGGCCAGGCCCTGCGGCTCGAGGGGACCTGCCAGGATGTCACCGATATCCGCCTAAGCGAAGAGGCACTGCGGCAAAGCCAGGAATTGCTGACGCTGGCCGTGCAGTCGGCCGACCTGGGTGTCTTCGACTGGGACCTCAGCGGGAGTTCGATCCGGTGGTCACCGCGCATGGAGGAGCTCTATGGATTCCCGGCCGGAGGGTTCGATGGGACTTACGAGAGCTACCGCGAGAGGCTCTTCCCGGCAGATCGGGAGGACGCGGATGAAATCCTGGCGAACCCCGGCCGGACGGGCGAGCGCTACACGCTCGAACATCGCCTGGTCCTCCCCGACGGCTCGACCCGGTGGATCGCCACCTATGGCCAGTTCCGTCTCGACCGGTCGAAGCAGCTGTCGCGAGTTTCGGGCGTGGCGATGGACATCACCGAGAGGAGGCGGTCGGAGGAGGTTCTGCGGAACTATGCCTCACGGCTGGCGCACCTACGCAAGGTGGACGCGGCGATCCTCACGGCCCGCTCCTCCCGTGAGATCGCCGAGGCCGCGTTGCGCCATCTCTCGGCCCTGATACCCTGCGGGTCCGCCACCGTTGCCATGGTGGACGTCGAGCGAGGGCAGCTCGTTCCCATCTTCACGCTCGGGCCCTTGGGGGACTGGTACCCGGCAGGACTACGCCAGCCCCTCCCCGCGGCCGATGCTCCCGCGATTTTGTGCGGCTGGAAGGAACAGATGGTTGTGATCGATGACGTCCGCGAGACGCCGAGTGAGCACCCAGCGATACGAGGGCTGAATGATCGCGGGCTGCTTTCCCTGGCCCGCATCCCCCTCCGGGACCGGGAGGAGCCTATCGGATTCGTCCTGCTCGCCGCCGGGGGCACGGCGGCCTATACGTCGGCGCACCTGGAGGTGGCGTGCGAGGTCTCCAACCAGCTTGCCGTAGCCATCCACCAAGCGTCGCTCTTCGACGAACTACGCGCCACCAAGAATCGGGGCGAGGAGCTGGCCCGGCGACTCCTCAGAGCCGAGGACGACGAGCGACGAAGGATTGCCCGGGAGCTGCACGACGAGGTCGGGCAGACCCTGGCGGCGGCTAAGATCCTAGTCGATCGTGTGCGGTCGGCGAAGATCCGGGGCGAGTTCGCCGCTGAGGCGTCGGATCTGATTCGCCATGCAATGGACCAGGTCCGCGACGTTTCGCGGCTGCTACGGCCGGCTGCCCTTGATTTCGCCGGCCTGGGCGCGGCCCTTCGGGCTCTGGCCGAGGGCGTGGCCGAGCGGTCGGGCCTGGCTCTGGATCTTTCGCTTGAGGCGAACATCGGACGAGTGCCACCCGAGGTCGAGATTGCCTGCTATCGGATCGCCCAGGAGGCCCTCAATAACGCGACGAAGCATGCCCAGGCGGCCCGTCTCGGCGTGAGCCTCTACTCCGAGCGAGTCGACTTGATCCTGGTCGTCTCCGACGACGGGAGGGGCTTCGACGTCGCCGCCGCCTCCGCCGATGCCGAGAGGGGTGTGAGTCTAGGGCTCCTAAGCCTCGCGGAGCGAGCCGCGATGGCCGGAGGAAATGTGGTCATCGAATCGCAGCGGGGCGCAGGCACGCGAATTGTCGCTAGGTTCACTGGTGGGATCGACGACTGGCAGGAGTCGGGCTAA
- a CDS encoding response regulator transcription factor: MESIRVILADDHTFLRLGLRALLEDAPGIEIVAEAGDGEEALDLVANLRPDVLVTDINMPRLDGLKLASRVSADHPATRVLILSMYADREFARKALSSGAAGYLVKDAGEAELEAAIRAVARGESYLSPTISAHLVKEFSRLARAETTKPNPLTARQVEVLKLVAEGMTTKAIARCLGVSIKTVDTHRTQLMDRLGIHDVAGLVRYALRQGFIKSEE; this comes from the coding sequence ATGGAATCCATCCGAGTCATCCTTGCGGACGATCATACGTTCCTCCGCCTCGGCCTCCGAGCGTTACTGGAAGACGCTCCCGGAATCGAGATCGTTGCGGAGGCCGGTGACGGCGAGGAGGCACTGGATCTTGTTGCAAACCTACGGCCTGACGTGCTCGTTACCGACATCAATATGCCGCGGCTCGACGGTCTGAAACTCGCGTCGCGTGTCTCCGCGGATCACCCGGCGACGCGCGTGCTTATCCTTTCAATGTACGCGGACCGCGAATTCGCCCGTAAGGCTCTATCAAGCGGCGCTGCGGGATATCTCGTGAAGGACGCTGGCGAGGCGGAGCTTGAGGCGGCCATCCGCGCCGTGGCTCGCGGCGAATCCTACCTGAGCCCGACGATCTCGGCTCATCTGGTGAAGGAGTTCTCGCGTCTCGCGAGGGCTGAAACAACGAAACCCAATCCTCTGACGGCCCGCCAGGTCGAGGTCCTGAAGTTGGTGGCCGAGGGGATGACCACCAAAGCAATCGCCCGATGTTTAGGAGTCAGCATCAAGACCGTCGATACGCACCGGACCCAGCTCATGGATCGTCTGGGGATCCACGACGTGGCGGGCCTGGTGCGTTACGCCCTCCGCCAGGGGTTCATTAAATCCGAAGAGTAG
- a CDS encoding serine/threonine-protein kinase — protein sequence MNEGACLDPARIREILASGEGAMDAESARHLEACEACRGLLERVDANLTRRWRDSLDLEGLSLKGEPLFREAAPAEEATEVRFPRSERPDSLGRLDGFEVLERLGGGSMGTVYRAWDVGLGREVALKVPRPELAARPDLRRRFEREARLASAAVHENLVRIYAVGGQGAEFALPYLVMELIRGESLAAVLAREGRLGPGRAADLVRRVGLGLDAAHATGLVHRDVKPSNILIEARTERPLLADFGVAKPAAEDEARLTIDGARIGTPAYMSPELCSPGGTAGPRSDVFSLGAVLYEAITGERPFRGATAAAVMRQIEHEEPVPPRRLDERLPRDLETICLKCLAKEPGSRYESARALAEELGRFLRGEPIHARPAGRAERLARWARRHPELAAATAAAVAGGALVVALSVAFGVSQRRAAAAIALERDRADTNLARAREAVDRMLTRVAGDRLDRLPADLGHAREGLLRDALEYQLAFLRDRPEDSGLRLDACRARLRAADIQLWLGRLDEAEASYRRGLAELDSLDRASPGQPEVARERAGGLHNFGHLLGARGRDREAVDAYRRSLSTREQVAASTGADEDGRKLVQALDSLGSQLVLSDREEEHAEAAALFDRGRALAESLLARRPDSEELRVQLGAILHNAATDRHRRGDMDGVLRATRRAIEVVDAPRGETIRASRARLLARVLDLQAQALSGLGKAEDAERAYRSAESRLADLASGFPDEPQYRFDVAAIRQNLGNLLQGSGKQAEAVPVLTRARDALAALAAAYPSHYEYREALATACNSLGNAIRTTPGGDPARAEASFRQGLGALAEAQGEAARRPDYRSSLAMLRHNLGDLLHATKKGAEAVPLLRQAVEDERAALDMAPTNRHYRQALSDHYWSLAEASLALRRREEAAAAAEAMPPLFPDRPAESYYAAGFLSRCAAIALNDPSLPAESRAAKAEEHAARAVRHLKAAVEHGFADAANLRTAQAFAPLRGRADFAAVLASILGSPSPAPR from the coding sequence ATGAACGAAGGGGCTTGCCTCGATCCGGCGAGGATCCGCGAGATCCTCGCCTCGGGCGAGGGCGCGATGGACGCGGAGAGCGCCCGACATCTCGAGGCATGCGAGGCCTGCCGGGGCCTCCTCGAGCGGGTCGATGCCAACCTCACCCGGCGCTGGAGGGACTCGCTCGACCTCGAGGGACTGAGCCTCAAGGGCGAGCCCCTCTTCCGGGAGGCCGCCCCCGCCGAGGAGGCCACGGAAGTCCGGTTCCCCCGCTCCGAACGCCCCGATTCGCTCGGCCGGCTGGACGGCTTCGAGGTCCTGGAGCGGCTCGGGGGCGGGTCGATGGGCACGGTCTACCGCGCGTGGGACGTCGGCCTGGGCAGGGAGGTGGCCCTGAAGGTCCCCCGCCCGGAGCTGGCCGCCCGCCCGGACCTGAGGCGGCGGTTCGAGCGCGAGGCCCGGCTGGCGTCCGCCGCCGTGCACGAGAACCTCGTCCGGATCTACGCGGTCGGCGGCCAGGGGGCCGAGTTCGCCCTCCCCTATCTCGTGATGGAGCTGATCCGCGGCGAGTCGCTCGCCGCGGTCCTGGCGAGGGAGGGGCGTCTCGGCCCGGGACGCGCGGCCGACCTCGTGCGGCGGGTGGGGCTGGGGCTGGACGCCGCGCACGCCACCGGCCTGGTGCACCGGGACGTGAAGCCTTCCAACATCCTGATCGAGGCGAGGACGGAACGCCCCCTGCTGGCCGACTTCGGGGTCGCGAAGCCCGCCGCGGAGGACGAGGCTCGGCTGACGATCGACGGCGCTCGGATCGGGACTCCGGCCTACATGAGCCCCGAGCTCTGCTCGCCGGGGGGGACGGCCGGCCCGCGGAGCGACGTGTTCAGCCTCGGGGCGGTCCTGTACGAGGCGATCACCGGCGAGCGGCCCTTCCGGGGCGCGACGGCCGCGGCGGTGATGCGCCAGATCGAGCACGAGGAGCCCGTCCCGCCTCGCCGCCTCGACGAGCGGCTCCCGCGGGACCTGGAGACGATCTGCCTGAAGTGCCTCGCCAAGGAGCCGGGCTCCCGTTACGAATCGGCCCGGGCCCTGGCGGAGGAGCTCGGCCGATTCCTCCGCGGCGAGCCCATCCACGCCAGGCCGGCGGGCCGCGCCGAGCGCCTGGCACGCTGGGCCCGCCGCCACCCCGAGCTCGCGGCCGCGACCGCCGCCGCCGTCGCCGGCGGTGCCCTGGTCGTCGCGCTCTCGGTCGCCTTCGGCGTCTCGCAGAGGCGGGCCGCCGCGGCGATCGCCCTGGAGCGGGACCGGGCCGACACGAACCTCGCCAGGGCGAGGGAGGCCGTGGACCGCATGCTGACCCGTGTCGCCGGCGACCGGCTCGACCGCCTCCCCGCCGACCTCGGCCATGCGCGGGAAGGGCTGCTCCGGGACGCCCTGGAATACCAGCTCGCGTTCCTCCGCGACCGCCCCGAGGACTCGGGCCTCCGCCTCGACGCCTGCCGGGCCCGCCTCCGCGCCGCGGACATCCAGCTCTGGCTCGGCCGGCTCGACGAGGCCGAAGCGTCCTACCGGCGGGGGTTGGCGGAGCTCGACTCCCTCGATCGAGCGTCGCCCGGCCAGCCCGAGGTCGCCCGGGAGCGGGCCGGCGGGCTCCACAACTTCGGCCATCTGCTCGGCGCCCGCGGCCGCGACCGGGAGGCCGTGGACGCCTACCGCCGCTCGCTCTCGACCCGCGAGCAGGTCGCCGCCTCGACCGGCGCGGACGAGGACGGCCGCAAGCTGGTCCAGGCGCTCGACAGCCTGGGCTCCCAGCTCGTCCTCTCCGACCGGGAGGAGGAGCACGCCGAGGCGGCCGCGCTCTTCGACCGGGGCCGGGCGCTCGCCGAGTCCCTGCTCGCCCGACGGCCCGACTCGGAGGAGTTGCGCGTCCAGCTCGGGGCCATCCTCCACAACGCGGCGACGGACCGCCATCGGCGGGGTGACATGGACGGGGTCCTCCGGGCAACCCGCAGGGCCATCGAGGTCGTCGACGCCCCCCGCGGCGAGACGATCCGGGCGTCCCGCGCCCGGCTGCTCGCGCGCGTCCTCGACCTCCAGGCGCAGGCCCTCTCGGGCCTCGGCAAGGCGGAGGACGCGGAGCGGGCGTACCGGTCGGCGGAGTCCCGGCTTGCGGATCTGGCCTCCGGCTTCCCCGACGAGCCGCAGTATCGGTTCGACGTCGCGGCGATCCGCCAGAACCTCGGGAACCTGCTGCAGGGCTCGGGCAAGCAGGCGGAGGCCGTCCCGGTCCTCACCAGGGCGCGCGACGCCCTCGCCGCGCTGGCGGCCGCATATCCGTCCCACTACGAGTATCGCGAGGCGCTCGCGACCGCCTGCAACTCGCTGGGCAACGCGATCCGGACCACCCCGGGCGGCGACCCGGCCCGGGCCGAGGCGTCGTTCCGCCAGGGGCTCGGGGCACTGGCCGAGGCCCAGGGAGAGGCCGCGAGGCGGCCCGACTACCGGAGTTCCCTCGCGATGCTCCGCCACAACCTGGGCGACCTGCTCCACGCGACGAAGAAGGGGGCCGAGGCCGTCCCCCTGCTCCGCCAAGCGGTCGAGGACGAGCGGGCCGCGCTCGACATGGCCCCCACGAATCGCCACTACCGCCAGGCCCTGAGCGACCATTACTGGTCGCTCGCCGAGGCCAGCCTGGCCCTCCGGCGGCGGGAGGAGGCGGCGGCCGCGGCCGAGGCCATGCCGCCGCTCTTCCCCGATCGACCCGCCGAGTCCTACTACGCGGCCGGCTTCCTCAGCCGTTGCGCCGCGATCGCGCTCAACGACCCTTCGCTGCCCGCCGAGTCGCGGGCCGCGAAGGCGGAGGAGCATGCCGCGAGGGCCGTCCGGCACCTCAAGGCGGCCGTCGAACATGGCTTCGCCGACGCCGCCAACCTGCGGACGGCCCAGGCGTTCGCCCCCCTCCGCGGCCGGGCCGACTTCGCCGCGGTCCTCGCGTCCATCCTCGGATCGCCATCGCCGGCCCCTCGCTGA